One genomic segment of Amycolatopsis sp. Hca4 includes these proteins:
- a CDS encoding TIGR03619 family F420-dependent LLM class oxidoreductase — MPLGFSLPVFGKAAATPGGIARYAREAERAGAAGLWVGDRLLSPVDPVVSYPGYDGMPEEFNTAQDPFAALAIAAAVTETAVLGSSTINATQYQPANFARLLTSIDVASNGRLLPGLGIGWSPDEYAAVGVPMSERGKRLDDLLDLLETWWTKDTVTHDGVGYRIAESNVALKPVRKPPVYLAGFGEKSLRRVAERADGWLPVWSVPEQFPAEVITSTLAKLREDTERAGRDPQALGVALRVNADPGTAAEAIAESVTKIVELVAPDHTFVDITYLTSSVEEHLDLTGRLLDLTAKR, encoded by the coding sequence ATGCCACTTGGTTTCAGCCTTCCGGTGTTCGGCAAGGCGGCGGCCACGCCGGGCGGGATCGCGCGGTACGCGCGCGAGGCGGAGCGGGCCGGTGCGGCCGGCCTCTGGGTCGGTGACCGGCTGCTGTCGCCGGTCGACCCGGTGGTGTCGTACCCGGGCTACGACGGCATGCCGGAGGAGTTCAACACGGCGCAGGACCCGTTCGCCGCGCTGGCCATCGCGGCGGCCGTGACCGAGACGGCGGTGCTGGGGTCCAGCACGATCAACGCGACCCAGTACCAGCCCGCGAACTTCGCCCGGCTGCTGACCAGCATCGACGTGGCGAGCAACGGCCGGCTGCTGCCCGGGCTGGGCATCGGCTGGTCCCCCGACGAGTACGCGGCCGTCGGCGTGCCGATGTCCGAGCGCGGCAAGCGGCTCGACGACCTGCTCGACCTGCTCGAAACCTGGTGGACGAAGGACACGGTGACCCACGACGGCGTCGGCTACCGGATCGCGGAGTCGAACGTCGCCCTCAAGCCGGTGCGCAAGCCGCCGGTCTACCTCGCCGGCTTCGGCGAGAAGTCCCTGCGCCGGGTCGCCGAGCGCGCCGACGGGTGGCTCCCGGTCTGGTCGGTGCCCGAGCAGTTCCCGGCGGAGGTGATCACCTCGACGCTGGCCAAGCTCCGCGAGGACACCGAGCGGGCCGGCCGCGACCCGCAGGCGCTCGGCGTGGCCCTGCGCGTGAACGCCGACCCCGGCACGGCAGCGGAGGCGATCGCCGAGTCGGTCACCAAGATCGTCGAGCTGGTGGCGCCGGACCACACGTTCGTCGACATCACCTACCTGACGAGCAGCGTCGAGGAACACCTCGACCTCACCGGCCGGTTGCTCGACCTGACCGCCAAGCGCTGA
- a CDS encoding lytic polysaccharide monooxygenase yields the protein MRRRTFSGTGRRGLVALVVAGLACLFAGVPAASAHGTIVDPATRAYQCWKDWGSQHTNPAMQQQDPTCWAAFQANADTMWNWMSALRDGLHGNFQGATPDGQLCSNALSRNNSLNTPGPWRTTSVGSSFTMHLYDQASHGADFIRVYVSKNGYDPTTQRLGWGNLDQVTQTGRFAPAKDITFTVQTSGGYRGHHVVFTIWQASHQDQTYMWCSDVNFG from the coding sequence ATGCGTAGGCGCACCTTTTCCGGGACCGGACGCCGCGGCCTCGTCGCCCTGGTCGTCGCCGGGCTGGCCTGCTTGTTCGCCGGGGTCCCGGCCGCCTCGGCGCACGGCACCATCGTCGACCCGGCCACCCGGGCCTACCAGTGCTGGAAGGACTGGGGCAGCCAGCACACGAACCCCGCCATGCAGCAGCAGGACCCCACGTGCTGGGCCGCCTTCCAGGCCAACGCCGACACCATGTGGAACTGGATGAGCGCCCTGCGGGACGGGCTGCACGGCAACTTCCAGGGCGCCACGCCCGACGGGCAGCTGTGCAGCAACGCCCTGTCGCGCAACAACTCCCTGAACACCCCCGGCCCGTGGCGGACCACCAGCGTCGGCAGCAGCTTCACGATGCACCTGTACGACCAGGCCAGCCACGGTGCCGACTTCATCCGGGTCTACGTCAGCAAGAACGGCTACGATCCCACCACGCAGCGCCTGGGCTGGGGCAACCTCGACCAGGTCACGCAGACCGGCCGGTTCGCGCCGGCGAAGGACATCACCTTCACCGTCCAGACCTCCGGCGGCTACCGCGGGCACCACGTCGTCTTCACGATCTGGCAGGCTTCGCACCAGGACCAGACGTACATGTGGTGCAGTGACGTGAACTTCGGCTGA
- a CDS encoding glycoside hydrolase family 5 protein, with protein sequence MKRTPSVLRRTLSAAFRFSALAALAGGLLTAVPAQAQAATTGFKGVNWADTRDNFVNGTLYVSGLGASDTYASAATVADQVVGQLYSITGADTVRMPINEPTVSGYWGTYTGAIDTALAKGKVILAYWAYTGGKPADTGRFQQMWDTVVAKYGSNPNAYFEVVNEPYGYGTADLNNFYSSWLARYPGVPRGRVILDGAGLAQNVPAVGGDRRLDGTLLAAHDYSFFAGYESENEWADHIGGYIGAYADRTVVTEWGGPMSPGSKNGVHYDTLDYSVPSGSFFADYIRGVSAKLRSLGVGSVYWPGLRDGDWYSMTTKTGTGAGIRLTLSNPSGLTRLRYAWGLGDGGGTYVRIVNAATGLYIDGLGRTSTGAGTGQATGDPGAPTSSGSSRTRGTGCASRTARPGCTSTARAAPRTARRSASTRPAAAATSSGRW encoded by the coding sequence ATGAAACGCACCCCATCCGTGTTACGCAGGACGCTGTCCGCGGCATTCCGGTTTTCGGCGCTGGCCGCGCTCGCCGGCGGGTTGCTGACCGCCGTCCCGGCGCAGGCCCAGGCGGCCACGACCGGGTTCAAGGGCGTCAACTGGGCCGACACGCGGGACAACTTCGTCAACGGCACGCTGTACGTGTCCGGGCTCGGCGCTTCGGACACCTACGCGTCGGCGGCCACCGTGGCGGACCAGGTGGTCGGGCAGCTGTACTCGATCACCGGGGCCGACACGGTCCGGATGCCGATCAACGAGCCGACGGTGTCGGGTTACTGGGGCACCTACACCGGCGCGATCGACACCGCGCTCGCCAAGGGCAAGGTGATCCTGGCGTACTGGGCGTACACCGGCGGGAAGCCTGCGGACACCGGCCGGTTCCAGCAGATGTGGGACACCGTCGTCGCCAAGTACGGCAGCAACCCGAACGCCTACTTCGAGGTCGTCAACGAGCCGTACGGTTACGGCACCGCCGACCTGAACAACTTCTACAGCTCCTGGCTGGCCCGGTACCCCGGCGTGCCGCGCGGCCGGGTGATCCTCGACGGCGCCGGACTGGCCCAGAACGTTCCCGCGGTCGGCGGCGACCGGCGGCTCGACGGGACGCTCCTGGCGGCCCACGACTACTCGTTCTTCGCCGGCTACGAAAGCGAAAACGAGTGGGCGGACCACATCGGCGGCTACATCGGCGCGTACGCGGACCGGACCGTCGTCACCGAGTGGGGCGGCCCGATGTCGCCGGGCAGCAAGAACGGCGTGCACTACGACACCCTCGACTACAGCGTCCCGAGCGGGTCGTTCTTCGCCGACTACATCCGCGGTGTCAGCGCGAAACTGAGGAGCCTCGGCGTCGGCAGCGTGTACTGGCCGGGCCTGCGCGACGGCGACTGGTACAGCATGACGACGAAGACCGGCACCGGCGCGGGCATCCGCCTGACGCTGTCGAACCCCAGCGGGCTGACCCGCCTCCGGTACGCCTGGGGCCTCGGCGACGGCGGCGGCACGTACGTCCGGATCGTCAACGCGGCCACCGGCCTCTACATCGACGGCCTGGGCCGGACGTCCACCGGCGCCGGGACGGGCCAGGCCACCGGTGACCCGGGCGCGCCGACCAGCAGTGGATCATCGAGAACGCGGGGAACCGGGTGCGCATCAAGAACCGCGCGACCGGGCTGTACCTCGACGGCGCGGGCCGCACCACGAACGGCGCGGCGGTCGGCCAGTACCCGGCCAGCAGCAGCGGCAACCAGCAGTGGTCGGTGGTGA
- a CDS encoding RICIN domain-containing protein has translation MKNRATGLYLDGAGRTTNGAAVGQYPASSSGNQQWSVVTDANNVRIRNSTTGEYLDGMGRTGSGAELGQYADSGSANQRWRIIAAP, from the coding sequence ATCAAGAACCGCGCGACCGGGCTGTACCTCGACGGCGCGGGCCGCACCACGAACGGCGCGGCGGTCGGCCAGTACCCGGCCAGCAGCAGCGGCAACCAGCAGTGGTCGGTGGTGACGGACGCGAACAACGTCCGCATCCGCAACAGCACCACGGGCGAGTACCTCGACGGCATGGGCCGCACGGGCAGCGGAGCGGAACTCGGCCAGTACGCCGACAGCGGCAGCGCCAACCAGCGCTGGCGCATCATCGCCGCCCCCTGA
- a CDS encoding TetR/AcrR family transcriptional regulator produces the protein MRADAARNLELLLTTGARMLAEDPATSIAAIAAEAGVDRRTVYRRFTGREELLAAVYQARLDAIEAAIEAARLREAPVPVALHRYVEGIVGVNRTWPTEVSRMRSDPEIWARRLRAIEEVDRFLQRAADEGFLRPGLPDRWPGNVLGSLVHLSTRELPELSDAQAADVIVDTFLRAFGKTDAS, from the coding sequence GTGAGAGCCGACGCCGCACGCAACCTGGAACTGCTGCTCACCACGGGCGCCCGGATGCTCGCCGAGGACCCGGCCACGAGCATCGCGGCGATCGCCGCGGAGGCCGGGGTGGACCGCCGGACGGTGTACCGCCGGTTCACCGGCCGCGAGGAGCTCTTGGCGGCGGTCTACCAGGCCCGCCTCGACGCGATCGAAGCGGCGATCGAGGCGGCCCGGCTGCGGGAGGCGCCGGTGCCGGTGGCCCTGCACCGGTACGTCGAGGGGATCGTCGGGGTGAACCGCACGTGGCCGACCGAGGTGAGCCGGATGCGCTCGGACCCGGAGATCTGGGCCCGCCGCCTGCGGGCGATCGAGGAGGTGGACCGGTTCCTGCAGCGGGCGGCCGACGAGGGGTTCCTGCGGCCGGGCCTGCCGGACCGCTGGCCGGGCAACGTCCTGGGGTCACTGGTGCACCTGTCGACCCGGGAACTGCCCGAGCTGAGCGACGCCCAGGCGGCGGACGTCATCGTCGACACCTTCCTGCGCGCCTTCGGCAAAACCGACGCTTCCTAA
- a CDS encoding aldehyde dehydrogenase, with product MITYEELFIGGTWTAPSSAELLDIRSPHDNAVIGRAAQALPADVDRAVAAARRAFDEGPWPRTSPADRIAVVRKLAALREKRADEIAALISAENGSALWFTKAGQSSLTRQADAYLKAAEEFGWEETLEPSDPAAPFRSVVRREAIGVVAAVIPWNSPFSSASAKIIPALLAGNTVVLKVSPENSLSMNLLAELLAEAGLPDGVISVLPADRETSEYLVKHRGVDKVAFTGSTRAGRRIASLAGEQLKRVSLELGGKSAMLVLPDADLGAAIQGVKFGSLLNNGESCIAQTRVLAPRARYDEVVAGLKDLVESLGVGDPADDRTFIGPMIRRDQQQRVLDYIRLGIEEGARLVTGGPEVPPGLESGNYVTPTLFADVDNTMRIAREEIFGPVLVVIAYDDEDDAVRLANDSEYGLSGGVWSADPAHALAVARRVRTGTVTVNGAPIGFDGPFGGFKASGLGREYGAVGLGTYTEYKTITVPAR from the coding sequence GTGATCACCTACGAAGAACTCTTCATCGGCGGCACGTGGACCGCCCCGAGCAGCGCCGAGCTGCTGGACATCCGGTCCCCGCACGACAACGCGGTCATCGGCCGCGCCGCGCAGGCGCTGCCCGCCGACGTCGACCGCGCGGTCGCGGCCGCCCGGCGGGCCTTCGACGAGGGCCCGTGGCCGCGCACCTCGCCCGCGGACCGGATCGCCGTCGTCCGCAAGCTCGCCGCTCTGCGCGAGAAGCGCGCCGACGAGATCGCCGCGCTCATCTCCGCCGAGAACGGCTCCGCGCTCTGGTTCACCAAGGCGGGCCAGTCCAGCCTGACCCGCCAGGCCGACGCCTACCTGAAGGCGGCCGAGGAGTTCGGCTGGGAGGAAACCCTCGAGCCGTCGGATCCCGCGGCGCCCTTCCGGTCGGTCGTGCGCCGGGAAGCGATCGGCGTGGTCGCCGCGGTCATCCCGTGGAACTCGCCGTTCTCCTCGGCGTCGGCGAAGATCATCCCGGCGCTGCTCGCCGGCAACACCGTCGTCCTGAAGGTGTCGCCGGAGAACTCGCTGAGCATGAACCTCCTCGCGGAGCTGCTCGCGGAGGCCGGCCTGCCCGACGGCGTCATCAGCGTCCTGCCCGCCGACCGCGAGACCAGCGAGTACCTGGTCAAGCACAGGGGAGTCGACAAGGTCGCCTTCACCGGCTCGACCCGCGCCGGGCGCCGCATCGCGTCGCTGGCCGGTGAACAGCTCAAGCGGGTCAGCCTCGAGCTCGGCGGCAAGTCGGCGATGCTCGTCCTGCCCGACGCCGACCTCGGCGCGGCGATCCAGGGCGTCAAGTTCGGTTCCCTGCTCAACAACGGCGAATCCTGCATCGCGCAGACGCGCGTCCTCGCGCCGCGCGCCCGCTACGACGAGGTGGTCGCCGGGCTGAAGGACCTGGTGGAGTCCCTCGGCGTCGGCGACCCGGCCGACGACCGGACGTTCATCGGCCCGATGATCCGCCGCGATCAGCAACAGCGCGTCCTGGACTACATCCGCCTCGGCATCGAGGAGGGCGCGCGGCTCGTCACCGGCGGCCCGGAAGTCCCGCCGGGCCTGGAAAGCGGCAACTACGTCACGCCGACGCTGTTCGCCGACGTCGACAACACCATGCGCATCGCGCGGGAGGAGATCTTCGGCCCCGTCCTGGTCGTCATCGCCTACGACGACGAGGACGACGCCGTCCGCCTCGCCAACGACTCGGAGTACGGCCTCTCCGGCGGCGTGTGGTCGGCGGACCCGGCCCACGCGCTCGCCGTCGCCCGCCGCGTCCGCACCGGCACGGTCACCGTCAACGGCGCCCCGATCGGGTTCGACGGCCCGTTCGGCGGCTTCAAGGCCAGCGGCCTCGGCCGCGAGTACGGCGCCGTCGGGCTCGGCACCTACACCGAGTACAAGACGATCACCGTGCCCGCCCGCTGA
- a CDS encoding carboxymuconolactone decarboxylase family protein, with translation MDTRLDLFGTETGSRLAKRFASLGQVIDRSPLPSATRELVSLRASQINGCGWCVDMHVKEAAAAGETAVRLALVATWRESTVFTEAERAALALAEEGTRLADAAEGVSDQTWARVREHHDDEQVAALVSLVALINAANRLAVIVHQKGGSYEPGMFAAMTDRG, from the coding sequence ATGGACACACGCCTCGACCTGTTCGGCACCGAAACCGGCTCCCGGCTCGCCAAGCGGTTCGCGAGCCTCGGGCAGGTCATCGACCGCTCGCCGCTGCCGTCGGCCACCCGGGAGCTCGTCAGCCTGCGGGCCAGCCAGATCAACGGGTGCGGCTGGTGCGTCGACATGCACGTCAAGGAGGCCGCCGCGGCCGGGGAGACGGCCGTCCGGCTCGCGCTCGTCGCCACCTGGCGGGAGTCGACCGTCTTCACCGAGGCCGAGCGGGCCGCGCTCGCGCTGGCCGAGGAGGGCACCCGGCTCGCCGACGCCGCCGAAGGCGTGTCCGACCAGACCTGGGCGCGCGTGCGCGAACACCACGACGACGAGCAGGTCGCCGCGCTGGTGTCGCTGGTCGCGTTGATCAACGCCGCCAACCGGCTCGCCGTGATCGTGCACCAGAAGGGCGGGTCCTACGAGCCCGGGATGTTCGCCGCCATGACCGACCGCGGCTGA